The Zea mays cultivar B73 chromosome 7, Zm-B73-REFERENCE-NAM-5.0, whole genome shotgun sequence DNA segment TCTTTGACATCAACATTGACATAGTTTCAAATCAAACACAGTTGGAGAACTGTCACACATATTTGTCACCTGGTTGGTTGGAGTTGTAGCAATATTGCTCAACAGTTTCTCTCACTGCCGGTACTGTATTTGTAACTAGATAAAGTTTAACAGTTGTTTATGTAGTTGAATTTATTATAGGCTGAAGTCAAGAATAGTGACATAGTCGGAATATGTTGACCAAGTAACATGCATGCAATGATGCAATCCTGATCCAAGTTCCAACACAAATTGGTCACGTCCACCTTTTCATGCCTCACCTAGTTTCGTCTCGGCTGGGGTGCCTGATCGGTGGAGCACCATCGTCTCGACGGTGAGCCCGGGTCCAAACGCCACCATGACCCCCCACTCTGCAGGCGCCCCCTCCTCTTCCCCATTCGTCATCCGGCGGCGCAGCTCGTCGAGCACGAAGATCACCGTGACGCCGAACATGTTCCCGTACTCGCTGAGGACACGTCTGCTCGCCGCCAGCTTCTCAGGCTTGAGCTTGAGCACGGCGTCGACCTGGTCCAGGATCGCCGACGAGCCCGGGTGCACGTCCCAGAACAGGTCGTTCCATCCGGCGCCGACGCCGAGCGGCGCAAAAGCGTCCGTGAGACAGCGCTCGATGTGGTCGCCGATGAGTACGGGGACCTGCCTGGTGGAGATGTTGCCGCCGTAGCCACCCTTGGTGAGGTGCATGGTGATGACGCCCTCGGAGTCCGGTATGACGGTCTGCGCGGCGGACACGATCTCGAACAGCGGGCGCTCGGCCGGGGCCGCCGGGTCGGCGCCGACGACGACGGCTCCCGCGCCGTCGCCGAACAGGCCCTGGTTGACGAGCGTCTGGAAACAGCCCTCCTCGGGCCCGTCAAAGAGCAGGACGGTGATCTCGGCGCAGGCGACGAGCACGCGCGCGCCGCGGTTGTTCTCGGCCAGGTCCCTGGCGAGGCgcagcgcggcggcgcccgcggaGCAGCCGTTGAGGTAGAGCATGGTGCGGCGCACGGTCGGGCGGAGGCCCAGGAGCGAGACCAGCTGGAAGTCGACGCCCGGGATGTGCGCGCCGGAGTTGGTGGCGACGACGAGGTGCGTGACGTCGGCGGCCGGGCGGCCCCACTCGGCGATGGCCTTCCTGCAGGCCTGCGCGGCGAGCTCCGGGACGGCGGTCTTGACGATGTCCAGCCGCGCGTCGAGGGACGGCGAGGAGCGGTCCAGGAACTCCGGGTGCGCGCTCAGCAGCTCCTCGGTGTGGTGCAGGTAGCGCTTCTGCACGCCCAGCTTCTGGCCTGGTGGGTACGTACGTACGTAGAAATCACAATCACGTAAACTATACTACTAGTTATTGGCAACATCATCATCGACAGTGAAAGCAAATCCAGATAATTAATTAAGCTGGCTGAGGTTCCATGCGCATGCTTACAAACTCTCTTGAACTTTTCCTTGAGGCCAGTGAGGTGGTCGCTCTTGGTGGCGCGGAAGTAGAAGTCGGGGAACTCGTCCTGGGGCACGCAGTTCGCCGGGTTGGCCGTGCCGATGGCGAGCACGGCTGCGGGGCCGTCGGCACGCTGTGCGCGGCAGATCTCGCGGACGTTGGCCCAAGCGCTTCCCATGGTTGCTACAAAGCTACTCTGCTAGTACTTGGTAGGAGAGGAGTACAACTTGCTAGTGCTACAAGAAGCTAGGCAGCTAGCAGAGCTGTTGATGAAAGACACGAACGTGGTGCATCGTCTATATACCGCAAGCAAGAAGCCAAATTTGGTGTTGCCATACAGGGCTGCTGAGCTACGGGAAGTGTAAAGATGCAGTGCAGGGGACAGCCAGGACCCGTGTGCATTCATTTGCCATGCGACGACGGCTAAGAGACGTGACGTGGTCAATACATATACAGTTGCGGTGCGAGTCAACTTTTACGCCTATGCTATTAATACTGGGCCCCCCTCGCGTAGTCGTGTGTACTGTTCGTAGCGTCTAAGGTTGTCTCCAGCAATATTCTCTAAAATTCATCCTCTAAAGAAATATTCTCTATCCTTTGCAGAACACTCTAAAGGATTTCATTCTCTATATCTTCATCgactccagcagcgtcctctaaaattcatcctctatatctcatCCACTTTAATATGCCAACTTAACAAACTGAATATATTATTTTACTAAATCAGAACCGTCGTTTTTTTGCTTCGCAACGACTGGAGCATTTTGTCCAGAACCTTGCGCGCGATATCCCACCACCTTCGCTATGGCTACAGTTTGAACCACCTCACGCCATGGTTGTAGCTTGGAGCACCTTGCGTCATGGCTTCAGCTAGAGAAGTAAGTCGGGGAACTCGTCCTGGGGCACGCAGTTCGCCGGGTGCATTCATTTGCCCACTAGATCAGGTGGCGCCCTTCGGGCGCCCTATCCAGCATAGGGAAAATCCCACTTCGTGCGCCTTATCTAGCACAAGGGGAAATCAGCACGAAGGGAGGAAATCTGAGAAGCTAGGGTTTgacagaggaggaggaggagccctTTCCATCTTCACGAAACTAAGGGGTTTTTTTGCAAGATGTTCACGAGGATCTGAGCGAGCATTGGCAGGCCACGCGCGCTATGCTGAAGGTCGTCCGTAGCGTGGAGTGCGGAGGAGGCCTCAAATTCCCGTAACTTTTAATACTTTAGATGCGACGACGGCTAAGAGACGTGACGTGGTCAATTACATATACAGTTGCGGTGCGAGTCAACTTTTACGCCTATGCTATTAATACTGGCCCTCGCGTAGTCGTATGTACTGTTGGTAGGGTCTAACCAAGGATTAACCAATACCCCATCATATATAAACAGTAAGATTAAATATGATTGTGTGCTATTGAAACGTATGAACATTGCATTAGTATATGTATACAGGTGGGGTGCAGTTTGTTATTAAGGGTCCTATAAACATCTTCGAGAAATAAATATGACATATTTTTAGATAAGTGCATGTACAACTCTGATACGGTGGTTCGATTTTCTAAATACAAGAAATAATTAAAAGATTGTATAATATAACCCTAACGCTCTAGTTTATATATATAGTTAAGAGACAATATGTATAGAAATTCATATAGAGTCGGATTTTTCATAAAGAGACCGTACGTCTCTTGTGTTTGTTTCAATTATCCTCTAAAAACCTCTGAAAAAATTCTATATTAAATATGGTTATATATGCCCTAAGTAAAGTTACCGAGCGTCTAATTGTCCTCTGTCACTCAAGGAATAACATGTTATTTCTGCACGAAAAAAGAATAACAAGTTAAATCTTCGAACAAAACTAGAAAAAAGTGGGTTCCCTTCTCAACCAAAGACCTTTGACCTAGACAAAGCGGTTGAAAGGATAACCGATAACATATTAAATCTTCAAATAAAAAATATAGAAAAAACGAGCTATATTTTTCAAGTTAAGACCTTCGGCCTAGATAAATGTGTTCCACCACAAAAAAATAATtaattgatggcgatgttgggatACGATCCGGATTCTAACATAAGTCTTGCGAGAACGTATGAAGAGCCTGTGATTCTAGTTTAGCAAATTTGTTTTCTTGTTAAACTAGATTTCATCCGACATATATCTTTACTACTATAAAGTACTATAAAGTACTAGCTTTTCTGATTTTCACCGCCGTTACTTTTGCTAAAAAGTCCttattcttctttctttactccgtCGTGTGCAGATTTGTTTCTCAACCCATATATCCCTGACGTTCGCTTAACAAACGGAGAAAAGCACATAGAAGGGTATTCTTATCTGCGAGCAATCAAGGCCATCTAAATGCCCATAGGTAGTGTTGGAGGCCATTGGTTCTGTCCTCTTAGGATTTATTGGCCCGACTTTTGCTATTGTTATAGGTGAAATGCTTGATGTGTTCTACTATAGGAACCCCAATGAAATTAAGAAAACCAAGCTATATGTGTTGATCTATATTGACACAGGTTTAAATATACATGCCAAACAGTACTCGGATTTAAATAGCATCTCCATCTCAATTTCATATTTATTTTGTGCCCTACTAAATGGGCACTGCCATTAAGTGCCAAAATTATCAGAAAATCTTATCAAATCACAGTAGCTTAATGTTCTGATTTATGTTTAGCAAAAGAAGAAAACCCAGCTCCATTTGGAAATAGTTATTTCATGGTAATCGGCTATGAATAAGTGCTTGGGTACCACCAACTACCAATGGTCCTGACAGCTTTATCAAATCCTGAATTTGTGCTTTTATTATTACCATTGCTAATGCATCCAAAATGCACAGATAAATGGAAATCAAGAGTCTAACCTGATGTTACCTGATACAATGAGTTTTCGACTTTTCATATGGTTAATCATCTAATTCTCATTGTGTTACTATGTTTAGGTTGATTATTTGAACCTAAAAATCAATCAAAGATTGATTTTTACAAGAAGACAAAAGTATGATGGATTCAACGATTGGATGGCAGTAAAAATTAGCCCTTAAGCTGTTGTAAAAACTTTATTTTTTGGTTACAAAACTATCATGATTCTTCTGTGTTTTCATACCCTTTGAAAATTTTAGGTGAATATGATTATGTATATTTGGGAGATCTTTTCATAGTGATACGTTTATATTAGGAATGCTCTGTAACCTTAgagatttgttatttttgttgccTCAAACATGGAAGATAAAAGACTACAAGGTATTTAGGAAGCCTGGATTTCACATGTTGTACAAGAATGTGAAACTTCTCAGTTATGGACATTTGATCCAACTCATCGACTTTCAGGATAATAAAGTCGTATTATGTGTTTGAAGTCAAAGCAGGTTGtggttattcatgtttgttcaaagtCGGTGGTCTTGATATTTGTTTGAAGATGACCGTGGTGGCCCTTGTTTGCCGCTCGTGCTTGTTTTGGTGCATAAGGTCCTAATGGAGAATTCGTCTTTTCACCATGGAGCTTTATGTACTCTGCCAGTTTGCTGACGTTGTTGCTTTGGCAATTATCTGTGTGAACAGAATGCCGAAACAACGTTTGTTGGCTTTAATAAACTATCACCTTATGGGAAGCATTAAAGTTGTGTCTACACTTGCAATGATGTGATGAGCTCAAGCCGTTGGATGGTTGTAGAACTTTAGGTGATCTAGGCAAGTCATGAATATGGCCTTCAAAATCAAAGTTGCTTGTTGCTATCCTGCGAAAAGCGGACATACCACATGATCTGTCCTTTTTATCCAAAAGTGCAAACTGCAGAGCAATAAACATATACCGCGTGTTTGGTAGACCGGATGAATAGAGAAACTGCACCCGCAGAGTTATAAAGTAGTGTTTGTTTGGTTAGCTTCTCTATGCATCCCGGCTCTACTCATGCAAAGAAGCGACCGCAGCCAGGCTGCCGAGCGAAGCTCACGGCGAGCGTACGCGCCCAGCCAGGCTCAGCGCATGCAGCGGCACGTATACCGAGGTATGTTTTTAGTTAGATTTTTTGTTATATCTTCTAATTAAAAGATTTAATCACCGAACAAATTTCATATTTGTGTCCCTAACATTTTTTCGATCAAAACTAGACCATATATGCTATATAATATTTAAATATTTATTTGTGCACTCTTCACTAGTACATGTTTTGATACATACAACCAAACACTGTCTCAATACAGCCAGATTCAATTGAGTCAAGTAACCAAACATTAAACCTTTGCATACACTCAACCAGGCTATATATAGCCTGACTAACTGATGCGAGCCAGGCGGACCAGTGAAACGAACCAATCACGTGGATACTGATTACAGAAAGAACCCTTTGGCTGCAGTGACCAGTGGGCTCCTAATTATTAACAGTTCTAGATGAAAGCGTGCTAATAGCATTATGTTATTGCAAAAGTAAATGGAAATGAACTGTTGCAACCATGTATCTACTATATAAAGCACTAGTTTTTCCGGTTCCACGATCTCTATAGTCGTCGTGTTTTCCCACATTTAAATGGTAAAAAGCTAAAATTATACACAAATGGAGATTTGAACCATGGTTGACTCACATTCATACCAACCTAGACAACAGAACACAGATGTCTTTGTGTTTTATATTCTACATTTACAAAATAGAAACTGTAGTAACATACGAGCACTTTGCTACTATACATATTATAAGTTGGTTGGGAAGATATATAACTCATTGTATTTTATGCATTCTCTAAACTCTCCTCGTATAGTGAAGATTGTTGGTTGGTGTATGTGGTTTCTTCACAAGGATTTCCCATGTAAAATTTTTTATATAGAGGATACATACATCATCTTAGCCATACCACTTCGTTTAGAGACAACATCTTTTGGTATGATACCCTAAttcaaagtgaaagggaaatgatcTTAATCCATTTTATATATTGCTTTTGGTGCTTGATTACCATTACATTCATATGGACAAAATAGTTTGCTAAGTCGttgattcacaggttcataagTCATCATTTGAGTTCCTAAGTCAGAAATAGCTCAAATCTAGCCTAAATGAGGTAAAACTTGGAACAGAAGAACTAGTAGTAGTTCTAttctttggataagttctaaataccCCCAAAGAATCTATTTGATACATCTAGAGAGGTTGGAAAGCTCAGATTCAACATTTCACCcttttggagctagtttgagTCAAACTAGTAATTACTGCAGTTTTTCCCACTTCGCCCCAATGTCTATTTTAggagttggggttataaatacacccccattcTGCACTTTGAAgacacaagagctaggcatttacTCCTATCCACTAGAGCAACACTTCAATAGAGACCAAAGCCtcgcaagtgccacaaaagagagtatCAAGCAAGAAATAGCTACTTGTGTGCGTTGTGCGATAGATACTTGTGAGAATACTTGAGAAGAAAGTGTATTCTgcctcttgtgatcatttgagcgtggtGTTTTGACTCTCATTCATTGAAAAGCTAGTGAGAGCCTCCTTATCTTTATGGAAGGCCTTGCGAAGActtcggtctttttattgacaaAGAAGTAACACCCAACTAGTCTTGATGAATCCTTGGTTCTATCCTTATTAGGTAATGAAGTTGATGAATCCTTGGTTCTGTCTGCGGCTGGTACTTGTGGTGGTATCCTGTTGGCTTGGAAGAGCTCTGTGTGCAAGGTTTTTTCAGACAAGGATTGACAATTTTTCAGTTTCAGCGCAATTTCAGCAAGAAGGGAGATCAGCGTGGTGGCTCACTGGGGTTTACGGCCCCTAATCAGATGATCTCAAAATACAATTTCTGCAGGAGCTTCAGATGATCCGTTCTGCTTGCATTGGCCCTTGGATAATTGGCGGTGATTTCAATCTTATATATCAAGCAGGTGATAAGAACAATGATAATCTGAACAGGGCAATGATGGGAAGGTTTAGGCGGCTGCTTAATGATCTGCAATTAAAGGAATTACCTCTGTTGGGTAGAAAATATACTTGatcaaatgatcgggcttaccctaCTCTAGTTCGCCTGGATCGGGTCTTCTGTACAGCAGACTGGGATGATGGTTTCCCTAATTGTGTTCTTCAAAGCTCTGCCTCTTTAATTTCAGATCACTGCCCTCTTTTATTGGGTCTGAATGAGCTCACTCAAGGAAAGAGGAGATTCCATTTTGAGAGTTTTTGGACCAGATTGGAGGGTTTCTTGGAGGTTGTTGAGGGC contains these protein-coding regions:
- the LOC109940988 gene encoding bisdemethoxycurcumin synthase-like; translation: MGSAWANVREICRAQRADGPAAVLAIGTANPANCVPQDEFPDFYFRATKSDHLTGLKEKFKRVCQKLGVQKRYLHHTEELLSAHPEFLDRSSPSLDARLDIVKTAVPELAAQACRKAIAEWGRPAADVTHLVVATNSGAHIPGVDFQLVSLLGLRPTVRRTMLYLNGCSAGAAALRLARDLAENNRGARVLVACAEITVLLFDGPEEGCFQTLVNQGLFGDGAGAVVVGADPAAPAERPLFEIVSAAQTVIPDSEGVITMHLTKGGYGGNISTRQVPVLIGDHIERCLTDAFAPLGVGAGWNDLFWDVHPGSSAILDQVDAVLKLKPEKLAASRRVLSEYGNMFGVTVIFVLDELRRRMTNGEEEGAPAEWGVMVAFGPGLTVETMVLHRSGTPAETKLGEA